The Helicobacter mustelae genome has a segment encoding these proteins:
- the ilvD gene encoding dihydroxy-acid dehydratase, with amino-acid sequence MRSDKIKQGIHAGPARSLLYATGKVKNQEDMNKPFIAICNSHIDIVPGHTHLRELADIAKEAIIEAGGIPFEFNTIGVDDGIAMGHIGMRYSLPSRELIADSAETVIHAHWFDGVFYLPNCDKITPGMVMAAVRTNVPAIFCSGGPMQAGKDSHGNTITLSSMFEAVGAYQQGKISKEEFDFMEQNACPSCGSCAGMFTANSMNCLLEILGLALPGNGTILATSKERKDLVRTSALRLMELVKKDIKPRDIITKEAIDDAFALDMAMGGSTNTVLHTLAIANEAGIAYDQNRINEIAKHIPYLSKIAPSSIYSMHDVHEAGGVSAIIKELLSLPNAIHGDRITVSGKSIAQNVANASIKNKQVIRTKEDPYSHCGGLSILYGNIAPEGSVIKVGGVDPDIQIFQGRAICFDSHDEAIEAIDGGIIKKGHVVVIRYEGPKGGPGMPEMLAPTSSIVGRGLGRDVALITDGRFSGATRGIAVGHISPEAASGGPIGLIKDGDEILINLLERTIHLNLSEQELAERQKGRKEFTPKVKTGWLARYSALVTSAHTGGIMQLPKN; translated from the coding sequence ATGCGCAGCGATAAAATCAAGCAAGGGATCCATGCAGGACCTGCAAGGAGTCTACTCTATGCCACAGGAAAAGTGAAAAACCAAGAAGATATGAACAAGCCCTTTATTGCTATTTGCAATTCCCATATTGATATTGTGCCAGGACACACCCATCTAAGAGAGCTTGCAGACATCGCAAAAGAGGCGATTATAGAAGCCGGAGGAATTCCTTTTGAATTTAACACCATTGGGGTGGATGATGGCATTGCTATGGGGCATATTGGCATGCGCTATTCCCTTCCTAGTCGAGAGCTTATTGCTGATAGCGCAGAAACCGTAATTCATGCACATTGGTTTGATGGGGTTTTTTACCTTCCAAACTGCGACAAAATCACTCCTGGGATGGTCATGGCAGCAGTGCGCACTAATGTTCCTGCCATCTTTTGCTCAGGTGGGCCCATGCAAGCAGGCAAGGATTCTCATGGCAATACGATTACACTTTCTAGCATGTTTGAGGCTGTAGGAGCATACCAACAGGGCAAGATCAGCAAAGAGGAATTTGATTTCATGGAGCAAAATGCTTGCCCAAGCTGTGGATCTTGTGCAGGAATGTTTACTGCAAATTCCATGAATTGCCTACTTGAAATCCTAGGGCTTGCACTGCCAGGAAATGGCACCATCCTAGCAACCTCAAAAGAGCGCAAGGATCTTGTGCGAACTTCTGCGCTGCGCCTCATGGAACTTGTCAAAAAGGACATCAAGCCTCGTGATATCATCACCAAAGAGGCAATTGATGATGCCTTTGCACTTGATATGGCCATGGGAGGATCGACCAATACGGTGTTACACACTCTAGCAATTGCCAATGAGGCGGGCATTGCCTATGATCAAAATCGCATCAATGAAATTGCTAAGCACATCCCCTATTTGTCTAAAATCGCCCCCTCTTCCATCTATTCGATGCATGATGTGCATGAGGCAGGCGGGGTTTCTGCGATTATTAAGGAATTGCTGTCTTTGCCCAATGCCATCCATGGGGATCGAATCACTGTGAGCGGGAAGAGCATAGCCCAAAATGTCGCAAATGCCAGCATCAAAAATAAGCAAGTCATTCGCACCAAAGAGGATCCCTACAGCCATTGTGGGGGACTCTCCATCCTCTATGGGAACATCGCACCAGAGGGCAGCGTGATCAAGGTGGGTGGCGTGGATCCAGATATCCAGATTTTCCAAGGGAGAGCCATTTGCTTTGACTCTCATGATGAGGCCATTGAGGCAATTGATGGGGGCATTATCAAAAAAGGGCATGTCGTAGTGATTCGCTATGAAGGTCCCAAGGGAGGACCAGGGATGCCAGAGATGCTTGCCCCTACTTCTAGCATTGTAGGCAGGGGACTGGGCAGAGATGTCGCATTGATCACTGATGGGAGATTTTCTGGTGCGACAAGAGGAATCGCTGTAGGGCATATTTCTCCAGAAGCAGCCTCTGGAGGGCCTATTGGGCTTATCAAAGATGGGGATGAGATTCTCATCAATCTCCTAGAGCGAACCATTCACCTCAATCTGAGCGAACAAGAACTTGCAGAAAGACAAAAAGGAAGGAAGGAATTCACACCCAAGGTAAAGACAGGCTGGTTAGCAAGATATAGCGCATTAGTTACCTCTGCACATACAGGAGGGATTATGCAGCTCCCTAAAAATTAG
- the ilvA gene encoding threonine ammonia-lyase IlvA gives MELVSKAQIQKAYEVLAPIITHTPLQYDRHLSEKYQATILLKREDLQRVRSFKLRGAYYAISQKNPKELHRGVVCASAGNHAQGIAYTCHELGIKAVIFMPSTTPAQKVEQVAFFGGKNIEIRLIGDTFDASANHATTYAHTHQMPFINPFDDPDIIAGQGSIGIEIEEDLKNLGLQADMILCAIGGGGLISGVASYFKNTTPSTKIIGVEPTGASSMALAFEHNEPTALPYVDKFVDGAAVQKVGILNFHHAKAYVDSLIHVDEGLVCQSILELYNKQAIIAEPAGALSVAALETLGKEICGKVVVCIISGGNNDIQRMAEIEERSLIYQGLMNYFLINFPQRPGALKEFVNEVLGPNDDITRFEYTKKVHRGTGPVMLGILSKHKQDTIGLLERIQNFDPSYIALKDHQSLYTLLV, from the coding sequence ATGGAGCTTGTTAGCAAAGCACAAATCCAAAAAGCCTATGAAGTCCTAGCTCCCATCATCACGCACACTCCCCTGCAATACGATCGCCATCTCTCAGAAAAATACCAGGCCACAATCCTGCTAAAACGTGAGGATTTGCAAAGGGTGCGATCTTTTAAATTGCGAGGGGCTTATTATGCGATTTCTCAAAAAAACCCAAAAGAGCTTCATAGGGGAGTGGTCTGTGCGAGCGCTGGCAATCACGCACAGGGGATTGCCTACACCTGTCATGAATTGGGCATTAAAGCAGTGATTTTCATGCCTAGCACCACTCCTGCTCAGAAGGTCGAGCAAGTGGCCTTTTTTGGTGGTAAAAATATAGAGATTCGATTGATAGGAGACACCTTTGATGCCTCAGCCAATCACGCCACTACCTATGCCCACACCCATCAGATGCCCTTCATCAATCCCTTTGATGATCCTGACATCATCGCAGGACAAGGCAGCATAGGCATAGAGATCGAAGAGGATCTAAAAAATCTAGGCTTGCAAGCAGACATGATCCTCTGTGCCATTGGAGGGGGAGGGCTCATTAGCGGAGTGGCAAGCTATTTCAAAAACACCACTCCAAGCACCAAAATCATCGGTGTGGAGCCAACTGGCGCAAGCTCCATGGCACTAGCATTTGAACACAATGAACCAACAGCATTGCCCTATGTGGACAAATTCGTAGATGGTGCAGCTGTGCAAAAGGTGGGAATTTTGAATTTTCATCACGCAAAGGCTTATGTGGATTCTCTCATCCATGTTGATGAGGGATTGGTTTGTCAGAGCATCCTAGAGCTTTATAACAAACAAGCCATCATAGCAGAGCCAGCGGGCGCGCTTAGTGTTGCAGCGCTAGAGACCTTGGGCAAAGAGATTTGTGGCAAAGTGGTGGTGTGCATTATTAGCGGAGGGAATAATGACATTCAAAGGATGGCAGAGATTGAGGAGCGCTCTTTAATCTATCAAGGATTAATGAATTATTTCCTCATCAATTTCCCCCAGCGCCCTGGCGCACTCAAGGAATTTGTCAATGAAGTGCTGGGTCCAAATGATGACATCACGCGCTTTGAATACACCAAAAAAGTCCATCGTGGCACGGGCCCCGTGATGCTAGGCATACTCTCCAAACACAAGCAAGACACCATCGGGCTCTTAGAGCGCATCCAAAATTTTGACCCCAGCTACATCGCACTCAAAGATCATCAAAGTCTCTACACACTCCTTGTGTAG
- the pseF gene encoding pseudaminic acid cytidylyltransferase, which translates to MMKKVAIIPARGGSKRIFKKNIKDFCGKPILAYSILLAQETGVFDCVVVSSDDAEILEVAKNYGANPLQRPQDLSNDTAATLPVMAHAVESLGLGLRDLVCCIYATAPLLEQKYVLQGMEALLQNPSKNYAFGVAEFANSPLRGFFIQEEVIELLFPQYQFVRSQDLQKIYHDAGAFYWGYAQSFLEQRWIFGAHSLPILLPKMMVQDIDTMDDWNLAEIKYKMKHAKTL; encoded by the coding sequence ATGATGAAAAAAGTAGCAATCATCCCAGCACGCGGGGGAAGCAAAAGAATCTTTAAGAAAAATATCAAGGATTTTTGTGGCAAGCCCATTCTTGCCTATTCGATTCTTTTGGCCCAAGAGACTGGGGTCTTTGATTGCGTGGTGGTGAGCAGTGATGATGCAGAGATTTTGGAGGTGGCCAAGAATTATGGTGCCAATCCCCTGCAGCGCCCCCAAGATTTGAGCAATGATACTGCTGCTACTTTGCCAGTGATGGCCCATGCAGTAGAGAGTCTGGGGCTAGGATTGAGGGATTTGGTTTGCTGCATCTATGCCACGGCACCTCTTTTGGAACAAAAATATGTATTGCAGGGCATGGAGGCTCTTTTGCAAAATCCCAGTAAAAACTATGCTTTTGGTGTGGCAGAATTTGCAAACTCCCCACTGCGAGGATTCTTTATCCAAGAAGAGGTAATTGAGTTGTTATTCCCCCAGTATCAGTTTGTGCGCTCGCAGGATTTGCAAAAAATCTATCATGATGCTGGGGCATTTTACTGGGGCTATGCGCAGAGTTTTTTGGAGCAAAGGTGGATTTTTGGTGCTCACTCCCTGCCCATCCTCCTGCCCAAAATGATGGTGCAGGATATTGACACGATGGATGATTGGAATCTTGCAGAAATCAAGTATAAAATGAAGCATGCCAAAACCCTCTAA
- the ilvB gene encoding biosynthetic-type acetolactate synthase large subunit, with the protein METEKISGVGILLKCLQDQGVELIFGYPGGAVLPLYDGLYDCKIPNILTRHEQGAVHAAQGYAKSTGKPGVVVVTSGPGATNAITGIADAMSDSVPIIIFTGQVGTAGIGKDAFQEADVLGMTLPITKHNYQVRDVAMLKRVVDEAFHIATTGRMGPVLIDLPKNITLQELPLSRLEKSGNAINMPSYQPTLTPSHQQVQKLMQKLAYSHKPLLLVGAGAIPAGAEIFLFAKRYGLPVVSTLLGLGVIPSDYEYFLGMGGMHGSFSANMALCECDLLINIGSRFDDRLASSPSHFAPHACIAHIDIDPAEIGKIISTDIPIVGDSKNAIKQMLEAEIPPSEIEQWQKLCLMRKQRHPFGYKDSTEVIKPQKVIEIIGKITKNRAYVATDVGQHQMWVAQFYPFSFPRQLVTSGGLGTMGYGIPAGIGIAFAHRDADVVVFVGDGGFQMTNQELAILNENELNVKFVLFNNKVLGMVHQWQGEFHNKRYSASEFSTQPDFMLLAKAYGIAGVRIENPLTLEEDLARAFAHKGSIVIEVLIPRDESVLPMVPSGMPNDKMIGVQ; encoded by the coding sequence ATGGAAACAGAGAAAATATCAGGGGTTGGCATATTGCTCAAATGCCTCCAAGATCAGGGAGTGGAGTTAATATTTGGCTACCCAGGTGGTGCTGTATTGCCTCTATATGATGGCTTATATGATTGCAAGATCCCCAACATCCTCACCCGTCACGAACAAGGAGCAGTGCATGCTGCCCAAGGCTATGCAAAATCCACCGGGAAACCAGGAGTCGTCGTTGTTACCAGCGGTCCAGGCGCAACCAATGCCATCACAGGAATTGCAGATGCAATGAGTGACTCTGTCCCCATCATCATTTTCACGGGGCAGGTGGGCACTGCAGGCATCGGCAAAGATGCTTTTCAAGAAGCCGATGTGCTAGGCATGACACTGCCCATCACCAAACACAACTATCAAGTACGCGATGTTGCCATGCTAAAACGCGTTGTTGATGAGGCCTTTCACATCGCCACAACTGGGAGAATGGGGCCTGTGCTCATTGACTTACCCAAAAATATCACCTTGCAAGAACTACCCCTCTCAAGACTAGAAAAATCTGGGAATGCCATAAATATGCCAAGCTATCAGCCCACGCTCACTCCCTCCCATCAACAAGTCCAAAAGCTCATGCAAAAGCTTGCATACTCTCATAAGCCTCTCTTGCTTGTAGGGGCTGGTGCAATTCCCGCGGGTGCAGAAATATTTTTATTTGCCAAGCGCTATGGGTTGCCTGTGGTTTCTACGCTTTTGGGACTTGGGGTGATTCCTAGTGATTATGAATACTTTTTGGGCATGGGTGGCATGCATGGGAGCTTTAGTGCCAACATGGCGTTGTGTGAATGCGACTTACTCATCAACATTGGAAGCAGGTTTGATGATCGCCTAGCTAGCTCGCCTAGTCATTTCGCTCCCCATGCCTGCATTGCGCATATTGATATCGATCCTGCGGAAATTGGCAAGATCATCTCCACGGATATTCCCATCGTCGGGGATAGCAAAAATGCCATCAAGCAAATGCTAGAAGCAGAGATCCCCCCATCAGAGATTGAACAATGGCAAAAGCTCTGCCTTATGCGAAAGCAGCGCCATCCCTTTGGATACAAAGATAGCACAGAGGTCATCAAGCCTCAAAAGGTCATTGAGATTATTGGGAAAATCACCAAAAACCGCGCATATGTAGCCACGGATGTGGGACAGCACCAAATGTGGGTCGCGCAATTTTATCCCTTTAGCTTCCCGCGTCAATTGGTTACTAGCGGCGGGCTTGGCACGATGGGCTATGGGATCCCTGCGGGCATTGGCATAGCCTTTGCTCACAGGGATGCGGATGTGGTTGTATTTGTAGGAGATGGAGGATTCCAGATGACCAACCAGGAATTGGCCATTCTCAATGAAAATGAGCTCAATGTGAAATTTGTACTTTTTAACAATAAAGTACTTGGCATGGTGCATCAGTGGCAGGGGGAATTTCACAATAAGCGCTATTCTGCCTCAGAATTTAGCACGCAGCCAGATTTCATGCTCCTAGCAAAAGCCTATGGAATCGCTGGAGTGCGAATAGAAAATCCCCTCACGCTAGAAGAAGACCTTGCGCGTGCGTTTGCGCACAAGGGCTCCATTGTCATCGAGGTGCTCATCCCCAGAGATGAGAGTGTGCTGCCCATGGTACCCTCTGGCATGCCAAATGACAAAATGATAGGGGTGCAATAA
- the ilvC gene encoding ketol-acid reductoisomerase, with protein MMAKVYYQDSVEKNVLEGKTIAIIGYGSQGHAHAQNLRDQGHRVIIGLREGKSAQSAREDGFEVLSVSEATKKADLIMLLAPDELQGEIYQKEIAPSLQPGKALVFAHGFNIHYEVINPPKDVDVFLVAPKGPGHLVRRTFTEGFGVPALFAIHQDASGNAKSLALSYAQGIGATRVGVLETSFKEETETDLFGEQAVLCGGVTKLMEAGFETLIEAGYQPEIAYFEVCHELKLIVDLIYEGGFHAMRESISNTAEYGDYLSGKRVITKDTKAHMKEVLQDIQNAKFAKGFIADNKAGFPEFKQMRQAEANHPMQKVGTMLREMMPFVKRK; from the coding sequence ATTATGGCAAAAGTTTATTATCAAGATTCTGTTGAAAAAAATGTACTAGAAGGAAAAACCATCGCAATCATTGGCTATGGATCCCAGGGTCATGCGCATGCACAAAATCTGCGCGATCAAGGGCATAGGGTCATCATCGGGCTTCGCGAAGGGAAATCCGCCCAAAGTGCACGTGAAGATGGTTTTGAGGTTTTGAGCGTGAGTGAGGCAACAAAAAAAGCAGATCTCATCATGCTTTTGGCTCCTGATGAACTCCAAGGAGAGATCTATCAAAAAGAAATCGCGCCCTCTTTGCAGCCAGGAAAGGCGCTAGTCTTTGCCCATGGGTTTAATATCCATTATGAAGTCATCAACCCGCCAAAGGATGTGGATGTGTTTTTGGTAGCACCCAAGGGACCCGGTCATTTGGTGCGCCGCACATTTACCGAGGGCTTTGGCGTGCCAGCACTTTTTGCCATCCATCAAGATGCTAGTGGCAATGCAAAATCCCTGGCACTATCTTATGCACAAGGCATTGGCGCTACTCGCGTGGGAGTTTTGGAAACAAGCTTTAAAGAAGAAACAGAAACCGATCTCTTTGGGGAGCAGGCAGTGCTCTGCGGTGGGGTCACTAAGCTCATGGAGGCGGGATTTGAGACATTGATCGAAGCGGGATATCAGCCAGAAATTGCTTATTTTGAGGTTTGTCATGAGCTAAAACTCATCGTAGATCTCATCTATGAGGGAGGCTTTCATGCCATGCGTGAGAGCATCTCCAATACCGCAGAATATGGAGACTATCTCTCAGGCAAACGCGTCATCACAAAAGACACCAAAGCGCATATGAAGGAGGTTTTACAAGACATCCAAAATGCAAAGTTTGCCAAGGGATTCATCGCAGATAACAAAGCAGGTTTCCCAGAATTTAAACAGATGCGCCAAGCTGAGGCAAATCATCCGATGCAAAAAGTCGGCACAATGCTGCGCGAAATGATGCCCTTTGTAAAAAGAAAATAG
- the flgH gene encoding flagellar basal body L-ring protein FlgH — translation MKFLHFLLAGSVLLAYQPEIEMNPPEYVEEMPARDFVPDFAKPGSLFGQGDKPLFSDRRAMRPYDLITVIINENSSANYSSSKSYNNNSSGNSTSPRLQYNGTDPNRLRQTQDLDDRTNYTMTKPSSNSTFKGGGTQSKSESLSLVITARIVKVLENGNYFIYGKKDILVDGEKQMIEVSGVVRPYDINRDNTVESKYLADAKIQYANVGDLSNTSKKKFATDAMDTEYPY, via the coding sequence ATGAAATTTTTACACTTTTTACTCGCAGGTTCTGTGCTTTTGGCCTATCAGCCTGAGATTGAGATGAACCCCCCTGAGTATGTAGAAGAAATGCCTGCAAGGGATTTTGTCCCTGATTTTGCTAAGCCTGGCAGCCTCTTTGGCCAGGGGGATAAGCCGCTATTTTCTGATAGGCGTGCCATGCGCCCCTATGATCTCATCACTGTGATCATCAATGAGAATTCTAGCGCTAATTATTCTTCTTCCAAATCTTATAACAACAATTCCAGTGGCAATTCCACCTCCCCTAGACTGCAATACAATGGCACCGATCCCAATAGGCTTCGTCAGACTCAAGATCTCGATGATCGCACCAATTACACAATGACAAAACCTAGCAGTAATTCCACATTCAAAGGTGGTGGGACGCAGAGCAAGAGTGAAAGTCTTAGCCTTGTGATCACAGCACGCATTGTTAAGGTACTAGAAAATGGGAATTATTTTATTTATGGTAAAAAAGACATTCTTGTGGATGGGGAAAAACAAATGATAGAGGTCAGTGGTGTGGTACGCCCCTATGACATCAATCGTGACAACACTGTAGAGTCCAAATATCTAGCAGATGCTAAGATCCAGTATGCAAATGTCGGAGATTTGAGTAATACCAGCAAGAAAAAATTTGCCACGGATGCGATGGATACAGAATATCCGTATTGA
- the ilvN gene encoding acetolactate synthase small subunit gives MKRIITAIVYNHAGVLNRIISVLNRRQFNIESITVGEAEKDISHMTIVIQIENLAEAEQVIKQIHKQIEVLKASDITEEPHIERELALIKIHAPPSMRTEIHSLILPFRADIVDVGQKTLTIQVVGTQEKIRACIEILRPYGIKKIARTGITSLKRG, from the coding sequence ATGAAGCGCATAATTACTGCAATAGTTTATAATCACGCAGGGGTTTTGAATCGCATTATCAGCGTCTTGAATCGGCGCCAATTCAATATTGAGAGCATCACAGTGGGTGAGGCTGAAAAAGACATTTCGCACATGACCATTGTCATTCAAATCGAAAACCTTGCAGAGGCAGAGCAGGTCATCAAGCAAATTCACAAGCAAATCGAAGTGCTCAAGGCCTCTGACATCACAGAAGAGCCCCACATCGAGCGCGAGCTGGCACTCATCAAAATCCATGCGCCCCCATCCATGCGCACAGAGATCCACTCGCTCATTTTGCCCTTTCGGGCAGATATCGTGGATGTGGGACAAAAGACCCTAACCATTCAGGTGGTAGGAACACAGGAGAAAATCCGTGCCTGCATCGAGATCCTGCGCCCCTATGGGATCAAAAAGATCGCACGCACAGGGATTACAAGTCTAAAGAGAGGATAA
- the pseH gene encoding UDP-4-amino-4,6-dideoxy-N-acetyl-beta-L-altrosamine N-acetyltransferase, giving the protein MAKIFCFAGMDAINFIDLSEEEIFQVLAFRNHPEISRWMYDASPISLQRHLQFLENLKHSASSCYWLFKKEGQALGVGSITRRNFSHKSAHFGLYKNPNERRAGDGILQFLEHIAFDHLGLHSVVLEVMEENQRAIACYERNGFVRTGTLQEYVFVNQQYQDVFIYGKINPQHSPSCSRD; this is encoded by the coding sequence ATGGCTAAAATTTTTTGTTTTGCTGGCATGGATGCGATCAACTTCATTGATTTGAGTGAGGAAGAAATTTTCCAGGTGCTAGCATTTCGCAATCATCCAGAGATCTCACGATGGATGTATGATGCTAGCCCCATCTCCTTGCAGAGGCATTTGCAATTTTTGGAAAATCTCAAACACAGCGCTTCTTCTTGTTATTGGTTGTTCAAAAAAGAAGGCCAAGCCCTTGGAGTGGGGTCCATTACTCGCAGGAATTTCTCGCATAAATCCGCGCATTTTGGGCTTTACAAAAATCCCAATGAGAGGCGCGCTGGTGATGGGATTTTGCAATTTTTGGAGCATATTGCCTTTGACCACCTAGGCTTGCACTCTGTGGTGCTAGAGGTGATGGAAGAAAATCAAAGGGCCATTGCCTGCTATGAGCGCAATGGCTTTGTACGCACAGGGACATTGCAAGAATATGTCTTTGTTAATCAACAATATCAGGATGTGTTTATCTATGGAAAAATTAACCCCCAGCATTCCCCTTCTTGTAGCAGAGATTAG
- the pseI gene encoding pseudaminic acid synthase, whose product MEKLTPSIPLLVAEISANHKQDLLLAKRHMQAAKHAGAHAIKIQTYRPSCLTLDSRDVIFRIEGDSPWEGRYLYDLYAEACLPWEWHGELFAYAKEIGIELFSSPFSLEALELLESLNCPRYKIASFECIDPLFIYEVASTKKPIVLSTGIALEEEIKEALEMCEKAGNSDITLLQCTSSYPAPLKEANLLAMQRFGEYGVKFGLSDHTLGSLCAIIAAVLGASMIEKHFILERSLGGVDSSFSMEAEEFAQMAAQIQDSILALGDPHHKKTLEELRGKRVFARSLFVKKPIKKGERFTRENIGSFRPNHGMHPRFFSDILGRRASRDLEFAKPLLTQDICKD is encoded by the coding sequence ATGGAAAAATTAACCCCCAGCATTCCCCTTCTTGTAGCAGAGATTAGTGCCAATCATAAGCAAGATCTCCTTCTTGCCAAGCGTCATATGCAAGCGGCTAAACATGCAGGCGCACATGCCATAAAGATCCAAACCTATCGCCCCTCTTGCCTCACCTTGGATAGCAGGGATGTTATTTTTAGGATTGAGGGAGACTCTCCTTGGGAGGGAAGATATCTCTATGATCTTTATGCAGAGGCATGCCTGCCCTGGGAATGGCATGGAGAGCTCTTTGCCTATGCAAAAGAAATAGGGATTGAGCTTTTTAGCTCGCCTTTTAGTCTAGAGGCATTGGAGCTTTTGGAATCTCTAAACTGCCCGCGCTACAAAATCGCAAGCTTTGAATGCATCGATCCCCTCTTCATCTATGAGGTGGCATCTACCAAAAAGCCCATCGTCCTCTCCACTGGCATTGCGCTAGAAGAGGAGATCAAAGAGGCTTTGGAGATGTGTGAGAAAGCGGGCAATTCTGACATCACGCTTTTGCAATGCACAAGCTCCTATCCCGCGCCGCTAAAAGAGGCAAATTTATTGGCAATGCAGCGCTTTGGAGAATATGGTGTGAAATTTGGATTGTCTGATCATACCTTAGGCTCGCTGTGTGCCATCATTGCTGCAGTACTAGGAGCAAGCATGATTGAGAAGCATTTTATTTTAGAGCGTAGTCTTGGCGGGGTGGATAGTAGCTTTAGTATGGAGGCAGAGGAGTTTGCCCAAATGGCTGCGCAGATCCAGGATAGCATTTTAGCCCTGGGGGATCCTCATCATAAAAAAACCTTAGAAGAATTGAGGGGAAAACGTGTTTTTGCACGCAGTCTCTTTGTGAAAAAACCCATCAAAAAAGGAGAGCGCTTCACGCGCGAGAATATCGGCTCTTTTCGTCCTAATCATGGGATGCATCCAAGATTTTTCTCTGATATTTTGGGGAGGAGGGCAAGCAGGGATTTGGAATTTGCCAAGCCTTTACTTACTCAAGATATTTGCAAGGATTAA
- a CDS encoding GatB/YqeY domain-containing protein has translation MSKIKGQIQEDLKEAMKSGDHFKRDTLRLLNSAFKQVEVDQRIILRDEDVIKILKTAYKQRQDAASAYQNGGREDLFAKESKEMEIIASYLPRQLDDQEIKDALQIIIKNTGANGPKDMGKVMQETKNLSADGRRISAILKDLLAEK, from the coding sequence ATGAGCAAGATCAAAGGACAAATCCAAGAAGACCTCAAAGAGGCAATGAAAAGCGGTGATCATTTCAAGCGCGATACCCTGCGCCTACTAAATAGCGCATTCAAGCAAGTAGAGGTAGATCAGAGGATTATTTTAAGGGATGAAGATGTCATAAAGATCCTAAAAACTGCCTACAAACAGCGCCAGGATGCAGCCAGCGCATATCAAAATGGAGGCAGGGAGGATCTCTTTGCCAAAGAGAGCAAGGAAATGGAGATTATTGCCTCCTATCTACCAAGACAGCTAGATGACCAAGAGATTAAAGACGCTCTGCAAATCATCATAAAAAATACTGGAGCCAATGGGCCAAAGGACATGGGCAAGGTGATGCAGGAGACAAAAAATCTGAGTGCTGATGGCAGGAGAATCTCTGCCATCTTAAAAGATCTTTTGGCAGAAAAATAA
- the fur gene encoding ferric iron uptake transcriptional regulator has product MQNRLETLESILERLRVSIKKNGLKNSKQREEILSVLYKNRRHLSPEEIANEIRIKDKNTSISSIYRILNFLEKEHFITTLEMDKNGKRYEIAAKSHHDHIICLECGGITEFVDSKIEERQLKIAAANECRLISHDMRLFVVCKKCQKQT; this is encoded by the coding sequence ATGCAAAATAGACTTGAGACATTAGAATCGATTCTAGAGCGATTAAGGGTTTCTATCAAAAAAAATGGCCTGAAAAATTCCAAGCAAAGAGAAGAAATCCTTAGTGTGCTTTATAAAAATCGTAGGCATCTAAGCCCAGAGGAAATCGCAAATGAAATCCGCATTAAAGACAAAAATACAAGCATCTCTTCCATCTATCGAATCCTAAACTTCCTAGAAAAGGAGCATTTCATCACCACTCTTGAAATGGACAAAAATGGCAAACGCTATGAAATCGCAGCAAAAAGCCATCATGATCACATCATTTGTCTTGAATGTGGGGGTATCACAGAATTTGTAGACTCTAAAATCGAAGAGAGACAGCTAAAAATTGCTGCGGCAAATGAATGCAGGCTCATTAGCCATGATATGCGACTTTTTGTCGTATGCAAAAAATGCCAAAAACAAACATAA
- a CDS encoding CZB domain-containing protein gives MQQESSDIQSGIEITNKVAGDMKVRIEKLHDAVNDFKTRSTFAKYAVQNSNNQVFCTLAKLDHVIYKNNLYAFVFKLSDTFNQVDHTQCRLGKWYFEGEGKRDFSDTQGYKKLDSYHMQVHNSANSLVRSIKQKTENIQEIIDEKIQTMEQASNGVMECINEMYAQKHAYFAEEKRKLEEKH, from the coding sequence ATGCAGCAAGAATCCAGCGACATCCAATCTGGCATCGAGATCACCAACAAGGTCGCAGGCGATATGAAGGTACGAATCGAAAAACTCCATGATGCAGTCAATGATTTTAAAACCCGCTCCACATTTGCAAAGTATGCTGTGCAAAATTCCAATAACCAAGTCTTTTGCACCCTTGCAAAACTCGATCATGTCATTTATAAAAACAATCTCTATGCGTTTGTCTTCAAGCTTAGTGATACCTTCAATCAAGTCGATCATACGCAGTGTCGCCTGGGCAAATGGTATTTTGAGGGTGAGGGCAAAAGGGACTTTTCTGATACACAGGGCTATAAAAAACTCGATTCCTATCATATGCAGGTGCATAATAGCGCTAATTCGCTGGTGCGATCCATTAAGCAAAAGACAGAAAACATCCAAGAGATTATTGATGAAAAAATCCAGACAATGGAGCAAGCAAGCAATGGGGTCATGGAATGCATCAATGAAATGTATGCCCAAAAGCATGCGTATTTTGCTGAAGAAAAGCGCAAGTTAGAGGAAAAGCATTGA